In Monodelphis domestica isolate mMonDom1 chromosome 4, mMonDom1.pri, whole genome shotgun sequence, one DNA window encodes the following:
- the LOC100020481 gene encoding translation initiation factor IF-2-like isoform X2 — translation MKPKTLRISRGGGEDGGRCHGNQEKGGAEVGGGRDAAEERPGELAALRAARALSHRGGRPQKRGGTRCGGSRAQASPNRGGSPFLAGSGMESLLPRGLKAPTGRLPVRWPPGLGTAASGCACLKGAAGEATVLESSPRVVGSHWRDGRGQSQSRNTSGPGAARGRISSLGTRAVGGTARVRVPGSRERDEQSFDPALRPSLSQPEPDPQLLPELPRCSAGPTRSGRGRSPGRSEGPPEKSSQPADLTRRLLLKN, via the exons ATGAAGCCAAAGACCCTGAGAATATCAAGGGGGGGGGGCGAGGACGGAGGGCGTTGCCATGGAAACCAGGAGAAGGGGGGtgcagaggtggggggggggcgggatgCGGCGGAGGAAAGGCCAGGGGAGCTGGCCGCCCTGAGAGCGGCCCGGGCACTTAGCCACAGAGGCGGGCGGCCGCAGAAGAGGGGCGGCACCCGCTGCGGGGGCTCAAGGGCCCAGGCCTCCCCGAATCGCGGGGGCTCTCCCTTTCTGGCTGGGAGTGGAATGGAGTCCCTCCTACCTAGAGGTCTCAAAGCACCGACGGGAAGACTCCCGGTGAGGTGGCCGCCCGGGCTGGGCACCGCTGCCTCGGGGTGCGCCTGCCTAAAGGGGGCGGCAGGGGAGGCCACAGTTCTAGAAAGTTCCCCGCGTGTGGTGGGATCCCATTGGCGGGACGGCCGCGGGCAGAGCCAATCGAGGAATACCTCCGGCCCCGGGGCCGCCAGGGGCCGCATTTCCTCCTTGGGCACCAGGGCTGTTGGTGGGACAGCGCGGGTGCGGGTACCAG GATCGAGAGAGCGCGATGAGCAATCATTCGACCCCGCCCTTCGACCCTCGCTTTCCCAACCAGAACCAGACCCGCAACTGCTACCAGAACTTCCTAG GTGCAGCGCTGGACCGACCAGATCCGGGAGGGGACGTTCCCCGGGAAGATCTGAGGGGCCCCCCGAAAAATCCTCGCAGCCGGCAGACTTAACAAGAAGACTTTTATTAAAAAACTAG
- the LOC100020481 gene encoding uncharacterized protein LOC100020481 isoform X4 — protein sequence MKPKTLRISRGGGEDGGRCHGNQEKGGAEVGGGRDAAEERPGELAALRAARALSHRGGRPQKRGGTRCGGSRAQASPNRGGSPFLAGSGMESLLPRGLKAPTGRLPVRWPPGLGTAASGCACLKGAAGEATVLESSPRVVGSHWRDGRGQSQSRNTSGPGAARGRISSLGTRAVGGTARVRVPDFHRCTKIMKRRGKDSSPCDYYRKVQRWTDQIREGTFPGKI from the exons ATGAAGCCAAAGACCCTGAGAATATCAAGGGGGGGGGGCGAGGACGGAGGGCGTTGCCATGGAAACCAGGAGAAGGGGGGtgcagaggtggggggggggcgggatgCGGCGGAGGAAAGGCCAGGGGAGCTGGCCGCCCTGAGAGCGGCCCGGGCACTTAGCCACAGAGGCGGGCGGCCGCAGAAGAGGGGCGGCACCCGCTGCGGGGGCTCAAGGGCCCAGGCCTCCCCGAATCGCGGGGGCTCTCCCTTTCTGGCTGGGAGTGGAATGGAGTCCCTCCTACCTAGAGGTCTCAAAGCACCGACGGGAAGACTCCCGGTGAGGTGGCCGCCCGGGCTGGGCACCGCTGCCTCGGGGTGCGCCTGCCTAAAGGGGGCGGCAGGGGAGGCCACAGTTCTAGAAAGTTCCCCGCGTGTGGTGGGATCCCATTGGCGGGACGGCCGCGGGCAGAGCCAATCGAGGAATACCTCCGGCCCCGGGGCCGCCAGGGGCCGCATTTCCTCCTTGGGCACCAGGGCTGTTGGTGGGACAGCGCGGGTGCGGGTACCAG ACTTTCACCGCTGTACCAAGATCATGAAGAGGCGGGGCAAGGACTCGAGCCCCTGCGACTACTACCGCAAG GTGCAGCGCTGGACCGACCAGATCCGGGAGGGGACGTTCCCCGGGAAGATCTGA
- the LOC100020481 gene encoding uncharacterized protein LOC100020481 isoform X3, with translation MKPKTLRISRGGGEDGGRCHGNQEKGGAEVGGGRDAAEERPGELAALRAARALSHRGGRPQKRGGTRCGGSRAQASPNRGGSPFLAGSGMESLLPRGLKAPTGRLPVRWPPGLGTAASGCACLKGAAGEATVLESSPRVVGSHWRDGRGQSQSRNTSGPGAARGRISSLGTRAVGGTARVRVPDFHRCTKIMKRRGKDSSPCDYYRKVYYSLCPLSWVQRWTDQIREGTFPGKI, from the exons ATGAAGCCAAAGACCCTGAGAATATCAAGGGGGGGGGGCGAGGACGGAGGGCGTTGCCATGGAAACCAGGAGAAGGGGGGtgcagaggtggggggggggcgggatgCGGCGGAGGAAAGGCCAGGGGAGCTGGCCGCCCTGAGAGCGGCCCGGGCACTTAGCCACAGAGGCGGGCGGCCGCAGAAGAGGGGCGGCACCCGCTGCGGGGGCTCAAGGGCCCAGGCCTCCCCGAATCGCGGGGGCTCTCCCTTTCTGGCTGGGAGTGGAATGGAGTCCCTCCTACCTAGAGGTCTCAAAGCACCGACGGGAAGACTCCCGGTGAGGTGGCCGCCCGGGCTGGGCACCGCTGCCTCGGGGTGCGCCTGCCTAAAGGGGGCGGCAGGGGAGGCCACAGTTCTAGAAAGTTCCCCGCGTGTGGTGGGATCCCATTGGCGGGACGGCCGCGGGCAGAGCCAATCGAGGAATACCTCCGGCCCCGGGGCCGCCAGGGGCCGCATTTCCTCCTTGGGCACCAGGGCTGTTGGTGGGACAGCGCGGGTGCGGGTACCAG ACTTTCACCGCTGTACCAAGATCATGAAGAGGCGGGGCAAGGACTCGAGCCCCTGCGACTACTACCGCAAGGTCTACTACTCCCTGTGCCCGCTCAGCTGG GTGCAGCGCTGGACCGACCAGATCCGGGAGGGGACGTTCCCCGGGAAGATCTGA
- the LOC100020481 gene encoding uncharacterized protein LOC100020481 isoform X1 — MKPKTLRISRGGGEDGGRCHGNQEKGGAEVGGGRDAAEERPGELAALRAARALSHRGGRPQKRGGTRCGGSRAQASPNRGGSPFLAGSGMESLLPRGLKAPTGRLPVRWPPGLGTAASGCACLKGAAGEATVLESSPRVVGSHWRDGRGQSQSRNTSGPGAARGRISSLGTRAVGGTARVRVPGSRERDEQSFDPALRPSLSQPEPDPQLLPELPRLSPLYQDHEEAGQGLEPLRLLPQGLLLPVPAQLGEQGEGAGLRRGGPRFWRATCLSPCLPPRRCSAGPTRSGRGRSPGRSEGPPEKSSQPADLTRRLLLKN, encoded by the exons ATGAAGCCAAAGACCCTGAGAATATCAAGGGGGGGGGGCGAGGACGGAGGGCGTTGCCATGGAAACCAGGAGAAGGGGGGtgcagaggtggggggggggcgggatgCGGCGGAGGAAAGGCCAGGGGAGCTGGCCGCCCTGAGAGCGGCCCGGGCACTTAGCCACAGAGGCGGGCGGCCGCAGAAGAGGGGCGGCACCCGCTGCGGGGGCTCAAGGGCCCAGGCCTCCCCGAATCGCGGGGGCTCTCCCTTTCTGGCTGGGAGTGGAATGGAGTCCCTCCTACCTAGAGGTCTCAAAGCACCGACGGGAAGACTCCCGGTGAGGTGGCCGCCCGGGCTGGGCACCGCTGCCTCGGGGTGCGCCTGCCTAAAGGGGGCGGCAGGGGAGGCCACAGTTCTAGAAAGTTCCCCGCGTGTGGTGGGATCCCATTGGCGGGACGGCCGCGGGCAGAGCCAATCGAGGAATACCTCCGGCCCCGGGGCCGCCAGGGGCCGCATTTCCTCCTTGGGCACCAGGGCTGTTGGTGGGACAGCGCGGGTGCGGGTACCAG GATCGAGAGAGCGCGATGAGCAATCATTCGACCCCGCCCTTCGACCCTCGCTTTCCCAACCAGAACCAGACCCGCAACTGCTACCAGAACTTCCTAG ACTTTCACCGCTGTACCAAGATCATGAAGAGGCGGGGCAAGGACTCGAGCCCCTGCGACTACTACCGCAAGGTCTACTACTCCCTGTGCCCGCTCAGCTGGGTGAGCAGGGGGAAGGGGCGGGGCTGCGGAGGGGCGGGCCCAGGTTCTGGAGGGCCACCTGCCTCAGTCCCTGCCTGCCTCCCCGCAGGTGCAGCGCTGGACCGACCAGATCCGGGAGGGGACGTTCCCCGGGAAGATCTGAGGGGCCCCCCGAAAAATCCTCGCAGCCGGCAGACTTAACAAGAAGACTTTTATTAAAAAACTAG
- the LOC100020481 gene encoding uncharacterized protein LOC100020481 isoform X6 — protein sequence MKPKTLRISRGGGEDGGRCHGNQEKGGAEVGGGRDAAEERPGELAALRAARALSHRGGRPQKRGGTRCGGSRAQASPNRGGSPFLAGSGMESLLPRGLKAPTGRLPDRESAMSNHSTPPFDPRFPNQNQTRNCYQNFLDFHRCTKIMKRRGKDSSPCDYYRKVQRWTDQIREGTFPGKI from the exons ATGAAGCCAAAGACCCTGAGAATATCAAGGGGGGGGGGCGAGGACGGAGGGCGTTGCCATGGAAACCAGGAGAAGGGGGGtgcagaggtggggggggggcgggatgCGGCGGAGGAAAGGCCAGGGGAGCTGGCCGCCCTGAGAGCGGCCCGGGCACTTAGCCACAGAGGCGGGCGGCCGCAGAAGAGGGGCGGCACCCGCTGCGGGGGCTCAAGGGCCCAGGCCTCCCCGAATCGCGGGGGCTCTCCCTTTCTGGCTGGGAGTGGAATGGAGTCCCTCCTACCTAGAGGTCTCAAAGCACCGACGGGAAGACTCCCG GATCGAGAGAGCGCGATGAGCAATCATTCGACCCCGCCCTTCGACCCTCGCTTTCCCAACCAGAACCAGACCCGCAACTGCTACCAGAACTTCCTAG ACTTTCACCGCTGTACCAAGATCATGAAGAGGCGGGGCAAGGACTCGAGCCCCTGCGACTACTACCGCAAG GTGCAGCGCTGGACCGACCAGATCCGGGAGGGGACGTTCCCCGGGAAGATCTGA
- the LOC100020481 gene encoding uncharacterized protein LOC100020481 isoform X7, translated as MKPKTLRISRGGGEDGGRCHGNQEKGGAEVGGGRDAAEERPGELAALRAARALSHRGGRPQKRGGTRCGGSRAQASPNRGGSPFLAGSGMESLLPRGLKAPTGRLPDRESAMSNHSTPPFDPRFPNQNQTRNCYQNFLGAALDRPDPGGDVPREDLRGPPKNPRSRQT; from the exons ATGAAGCCAAAGACCCTGAGAATATCAAGGGGGGGGGGCGAGGACGGAGGGCGTTGCCATGGAAACCAGGAGAAGGGGGGtgcagaggtggggggggggcgggatgCGGCGGAGGAAAGGCCAGGGGAGCTGGCCGCCCTGAGAGCGGCCCGGGCACTTAGCCACAGAGGCGGGCGGCCGCAGAAGAGGGGCGGCACCCGCTGCGGGGGCTCAAGGGCCCAGGCCTCCCCGAATCGCGGGGGCTCTCCCTTTCTGGCTGGGAGTGGAATGGAGTCCCTCCTACCTAGAGGTCTCAAAGCACCGACGGGAAGACTCCCG GATCGAGAGAGCGCGATGAGCAATCATTCGACCCCGCCCTTCGACCCTCGCTTTCCCAACCAGAACCAGACCCGCAACTGCTACCAGAACTTCCTAG GTGCAGCGCTGGACCGACCAGATCCGGGAGGGGACGTTCCCCGGGAAGATCTGAGGGGCCCCCCGAAAAATCCTCGCAGCCGGCAGACTTAA
- the LOC100020481 gene encoding uncharacterized protein LOC100020481 isoform X5 — translation MKPKTLRISRGGGEDGGRCHGNQEKGGAEVGGGRDAAEERPGELAALRAARALSHRGGRPQKRGGTRCGGSRAQASPNRGGSPFLAGSGMESLLPRGLKAPTGRLPDRESAMSNHSTPPFDPRFPNQNQTRNCYQNFLDFHRCTKIMKRRGKDSSPCDYYRKVYYSLCPLSWVQRWTDQIREGTFPGKI, via the exons ATGAAGCCAAAGACCCTGAGAATATCAAGGGGGGGGGGCGAGGACGGAGGGCGTTGCCATGGAAACCAGGAGAAGGGGGGtgcagaggtggggggggggcgggatgCGGCGGAGGAAAGGCCAGGGGAGCTGGCCGCCCTGAGAGCGGCCCGGGCACTTAGCCACAGAGGCGGGCGGCCGCAGAAGAGGGGCGGCACCCGCTGCGGGGGCTCAAGGGCCCAGGCCTCCCCGAATCGCGGGGGCTCTCCCTTTCTGGCTGGGAGTGGAATGGAGTCCCTCCTACCTAGAGGTCTCAAAGCACCGACGGGAAGACTCCCG GATCGAGAGAGCGCGATGAGCAATCATTCGACCCCGCCCTTCGACCCTCGCTTTCCCAACCAGAACCAGACCCGCAACTGCTACCAGAACTTCCTAG ACTTTCACCGCTGTACCAAGATCATGAAGAGGCGGGGCAAGGACTCGAGCCCCTGCGACTACTACCGCAAGGTCTACTACTCCCTGTGCCCGCTCAGCTGG GTGCAGCGCTGGACCGACCAGATCCGGGAGGGGACGTTCCCCGGGAAGATCTGA